A genomic window from Bradyrhizobium lupini includes:
- a CDS encoding 2-hydroxychromene-2-carboxylate isomerase translates to MTLKVEFQFDFGSPNAYLAEVAIPGIERRTAVKFEYVPVLLGGIYKATGNMSPFDSLRGIKNKPEYQALETQRFIRRHNITKFRQNTFFPVNTLMLMRGAVAAQFEGVFEPYFRAAYHHMWEEPKKMDDPEVFRTAFASSGIDIDRLVTRAQQDDVKKKLIDLTNDAVARGAFGSPTFFVGKEMFFGKDQLRDVEESIVEQTRQPVSKTG, encoded by the coding sequence ATGACCCTCAAGGTTGAATTCCAGTTCGATTTCGGCAGCCCAAACGCGTATCTGGCGGAGGTCGCCATCCCCGGGATCGAGCGGCGGACCGCGGTAAAATTCGAGTACGTCCCGGTCCTGCTCGGCGGGATCTACAAGGCGACCGGCAACATGTCCCCGTTCGACTCGCTTCGCGGGATCAAGAACAAGCCGGAATACCAGGCGCTCGAGACCCAGCGGTTTATCCGCCGCCACAACATCACGAAATTTCGTCAGAATACCTTCTTTCCAGTCAACACTTTGATGCTGATGCGCGGCGCCGTCGCGGCCCAGTTCGAAGGCGTATTCGAACCCTATTTCCGCGCCGCCTATCATCACATGTGGGAGGAGCCCAAGAAGATGGATGATCCCGAAGTGTTCCGGACCGCATTTGCCTCCTCGGGGATCGACATCGACAGGCTGGTTACGCGCGCGCAGCAGGATGACGTCAAAAAGAAGCTGATTGACCTGACCAATGACGCCGTCGCCCGCGGTGCCTTCGGCTCGCCGACATTCTTCGTCGGCAAGGAGATGTTTTTCGGCAAGGATCAACTCCGGGACGTCGAGGAATCGATCGTCGAACAGACCCGGCAGCCCGTTTCCAAGACCGGCTAG
- a CDS encoding SDR family NAD(P)-dependent oxidoreductase — MGESRGVAMLVGAGDAIGAAVARRFASGGYTICICRRDPTKSQALVDELRAKGHNIHAFSVDARQEAEVQKLFAGVERDIGPIEICLFNAGSNVNKPLLETTEKLFFKAWELACYAGFLVGREAARVMLPRRCGTILFTGATASIRGSKGFVAFSSAKFGLRALAQAMARELGPKNIHVVHLIIDAGVDSEAIHQRMKAARGIEASEIPPDSLTKTSSIAEAYWFAHQQSRDGWTHELDLRPAVEKW, encoded by the coding sequence ATGGGAGAAAGTCGCGGGGTCGCGATGCTGGTCGGCGCGGGTGATGCCATCGGCGCTGCCGTTGCGCGGCGGTTTGCCAGCGGCGGCTACACTATTTGCATCTGCAGACGCGATCCGACCAAATCTCAGGCGCTTGTCGACGAGCTCAGGGCGAAAGGCCACAACATCCACGCCTTCAGCGTCGACGCCCGTCAGGAAGCAGAAGTCCAGAAGCTATTCGCGGGCGTCGAGCGCGACATCGGTCCGATCGAGATCTGCCTGTTCAATGCCGGTTCGAACGTCAACAAGCCCCTGCTGGAGACTACCGAAAAGCTCTTCTTCAAGGCCTGGGAGCTGGCCTGTTACGCCGGCTTCCTGGTCGGACGCGAAGCCGCGCGCGTCATGCTGCCGCGCCGATGCGGCACCATTCTTTTTACCGGTGCGACCGCAAGCATCCGGGGCAGCAAGGGATTTGTCGCGTTCTCGTCGGCAAAATTCGGCCTTCGCGCGCTGGCCCAGGCGATGGCGCGCGAGCTCGGGCCCAAGAACATTCACGTCGTCCATCTCATCATCGACGCTGGCGTCGATAGCGAGGCTATTCATCAGCGCATGAAAGCGGCCAGGGGGATCGAGGCCAGTGAGATCCCGCCCGACAGCCTGACCAAGACCTCCTCAATTGCCGAAGCGTATTGGTTTGCCCATCAGCAAAGCCGCGACGGCTGGACCCATGAACTCGATCTTCGCCCCGCCGTAGAGAAATGGTGA
- a CDS encoding TetR/AcrR family transcriptional regulator yields MRVSRIQAEENRQNVINVASRLFRSRGFDGIGLKDLMEAAGLTQGAFYKQFESKEDLAAQASTRALESATLRWSTAIAAAPEDPLWAVMGFYLSTDHRDEKMDGCPIVALGSDVARQSSEVKASFEGGIKAHIEILSRLIAETSDEESRSKAMAILSTMVGALTLSRVVNDPDLAQAFLETASRQIRDTVAA; encoded by the coding sequence ATGCGAGTGAGTCGCATTCAGGCTGAGGAAAACCGGCAAAACGTCATCAATGTCGCAAGCCGCCTGTTTCGGTCGCGGGGATTTGACGGCATCGGCCTCAAGGACCTGATGGAAGCTGCCGGGCTGACCCAAGGCGCATTCTACAAGCAGTTTGAGTCAAAGGAGGACCTGGCCGCGCAGGCGTCGACGCGCGCGCTGGAGAGCGCCACGCTGCGATGGTCGACCGCCATCGCCGCGGCCCCTGAGGATCCCCTCTGGGCGGTGATGGGGTTCTATCTCAGCACGGATCATCGCGACGAAAAGATGGACGGTTGCCCGATCGTGGCGCTCGGCTCGGATGTGGCCAGACAGAGCAGCGAGGTGAAAGCGTCGTTCGAAGGCGGGATCAAAGCGCATATCGAAATCCTCAGCCGCCTGATTGCCGAAACGAGCGACGAGGAATCCAGGAGCAAAGCCATGGCCATTCTTTCGACGATGGTCGGAGCGTTGACACTCTCACGCGTCGTCAACGATCCCGATCTCGCTCAGGCCTTTCTGGAAACGGCGTCGCGACAGATTCGCGACACTGTCGCCGCTTGA
- a CDS encoding iron-containing alcohol dehydrogenase: protein MRKAGIHNFPAIDRVVYGKAASEALNDEAVRLDAKRVFLIVSRTLNTKTDEIEKIRRALGERHVATFDGIAEHTTRKQAAEVARQAKDAGADLVVAVGGGSAIDLAKIVIMAMEHDIRDEAGFDPFPMGPGVTVSPFRSPKVRQIAVPSTLNGGEYNAAALVTDERSRLKQIFFHSLMMPVAIILDPALTVHTPSKLWMGSGTRSMDHGIEALCSPAGTPLSDEVVLAGIRTLREGMQRTLQQPDDLEARRLSQYGAWLAAFGLQARVPMGASHGIGHVLGGTFGVPHYYCTPVIMPSLLRYNKAFTEDAQTRLAAALGEPGMEAAAAFAEFTRRLGLPGRLADVGIGEDNFEQISKIAINHRFVQANPRPFKSEADIVDLLRMAA, encoded by the coding sequence ATGCGCAAAGCAGGGATACACAATTTTCCGGCGATCGACCGTGTCGTTTACGGCAAAGCTGCGTCTGAGGCCTTGAACGATGAAGCGGTGCGGCTGGATGCCAAGCGCGTCTTCCTGATCGTCAGCCGCACCTTGAATACCAAGACCGACGAGATCGAGAAGATCCGGCGTGCGCTCGGCGAAAGACATGTCGCGACCTTCGATGGAATTGCAGAGCACACCACGCGCAAGCAAGCTGCCGAGGTTGCCCGTCAAGCCAAAGACGCCGGAGCCGACCTGGTGGTCGCCGTCGGGGGAGGCTCGGCGATCGATCTCGCCAAGATCGTCATCATGGCGATGGAACATGACATCCGTGACGAAGCGGGTTTCGATCCATTTCCCATGGGCCCGGGCGTCACCGTCTCTCCGTTCCGATCGCCAAAGGTTCGACAGATCGCGGTGCCATCCACGCTGAACGGCGGCGAATACAATGCAGCAGCGCTCGTCACCGATGAACGCAGCAGGCTGAAGCAGATCTTCTTCCATTCTCTGATGATGCCGGTGGCGATCATTCTCGACCCTGCCCTTACCGTCCATACGCCCTCGAAGCTCTGGATGGGATCGGGAACGCGCTCGATGGACCACGGCATCGAAGCATTGTGCTCACCCGCCGGCACGCCGCTTAGCGACGAGGTGGTCCTGGCCGGCATCCGCACGCTTCGGGAGGGAATGCAACGGACCTTGCAGCAACCCGATGATCTGGAGGCGCGTCGACTGTCTCAATATGGCGCGTGGCTCGCCGCTTTCGGCCTCCAGGCGCGGGTCCCGATGGGAGCCAGTCACGGCATCGGCCACGTGCTTGGCGGGACCTTCGGCGTACCACACTATTATTGCACACCGGTCATCATGCCGAGCCTACTTCGCTACAACAAGGCGTTCACAGAGGATGCGCAAACGCGCTTAGCAGCGGCTCTTGGCGAGCCGGGCATGGAAGCGGCAGCCGCCTTCGCAGAATTCACCAGGAGACTTGGACTACCCGGTCGCCTTGCCGACGTCGGGATCGGCGAAGACAATTTCGAGCAGATCAGCAAGATTGCGATCAATCATCGCTTCGTGCAGGCCAATCCGCGGCCTTTTAAAAGCGAAGCCGACATCGTCGATCTGTTGCGAATGGCCGCCTAG
- a CDS encoding efflux RND transporter periplasmic adaptor subunit: MKKRQMIVLGSVLIAGCAVAAFVTLRAPAASAVSDPRQEAPIVRITAAARVTGSERGFTGIIGARVQSSLGFRVPGKIVERLVNTGEQVKAGQPLMRIDETDLRLAVTAKRNAVAAARASVVQTEADEPRYAKLVSNGWASRQRYEQAKAALDTAEAQLASAEADARVAENEATYSILVADADGTVVETLGEPGQVVSAGQTVVRIAKAGPREAVVALPETIRPAIDSVAEASVYGVAEGWRYTARLRQLSDAADAQTRTYEARYVLDGEAAAAPLGATVTIRLPSQTSEPQVQVPLRAVLDDGRKTGVWILDSATSSVRFRPIKLVRVTDETAVISGLNSGDPIVSLGAHLLQEGARVRTAAESRSN, from the coding sequence ATGAAAAAGCGACAGATGATCGTGCTGGGGAGCGTCCTGATCGCGGGATGCGCGGTGGCCGCATTCGTTACGCTTCGCGCGCCGGCGGCCTCGGCCGTGAGCGATCCGAGGCAAGAAGCCCCGATCGTCAGGATCACGGCCGCGGCGCGGGTGACCGGATCGGAGCGTGGCTTCACCGGCATCATCGGGGCGCGGGTGCAGAGCAGCCTCGGTTTTCGCGTTCCCGGCAAGATCGTGGAGCGGCTTGTGAATACCGGTGAGCAGGTCAAAGCCGGTCAGCCGCTGATGCGGATCGACGAAACCGACCTTCGTCTTGCGGTCACGGCGAAGCGCAACGCCGTTGCTGCCGCGCGCGCGTCCGTCGTGCAGACCGAAGCGGACGAACCGCGATACGCCAAGTTGGTGAGCAACGGCTGGGCTTCCCGACAGCGCTACGAGCAAGCCAAGGCCGCGCTGGATACGGCCGAGGCGCAGCTTGCGAGCGCTGAAGCCGATGCACGGGTTGCCGAGAACGAGGCGACGTACTCGATCCTGGTCGCGGACGCGGACGGAACGGTGGTCGAAACGCTTGGCGAGCCCGGGCAGGTCGTTTCGGCCGGCCAGACGGTTGTTCGGATTGCCAAGGCCGGTCCTCGCGAGGCGGTGGTCGCGCTCCCTGAAACGATCCGGCCGGCAATCGACTCCGTGGCCGAGGCCAGCGTGTACGGAGTAGCCGAAGGGTGGCGCTATACGGCGCGTTTGCGGCAATTGTCCGACGCCGCCGATGCCCAGACCCGAACCTATGAAGCCCGGTATGTCCTGGACGGTGAAGCCGCGGCCGCACCACTTGGCGCGACGGTGACCATTCGGCTACCGAGCCAAACGAGCGAGCCGCAAGTTCAGGTGCCGCTCCGAGCAGTGCTCGATGATGGCCGCAAGACCGGAGTTTGGATCCTCGACAGCGCCACCTCAAGCGTACGCTTTCGGCCGATCAAGCTTGTTCGGGTGACCGACGAAACCGCCGTGATCTCCGGCTTGAATTCTGGTGATCCAATTGTTTCGCTCGGCGCTCACCTCCTGCAGGAGGGCGCTCGTGTCAGGACCGCCGCTGAAAGCCGGAGCAACTGA
- a CDS encoding ABC transporter substrate-binding protein — protein MLVRWKIVAALALFLSGPAFAADEPGISATEIKIGGVFPFSGPASSIGLVGKGLMAYVQALNDRGGVKGRKINYIAYDDGYSPPKAVEHVRKLVESDEVSFMFGQLGTPGISATAKYLRAKGVPSVAIVSGSSKFTDVANYPLITTGLVSYDTEGKIYAKYLTRTLPNAKYAILYQNDDLGKDYLAAFKAFLGKDFDRKVVSASYEVTEPTIDSQITNLKSSGAEALVIAGTPKFAAQAIRQASVIGWKATVIINFPSGSVGGTLAPAGLDKSVGVMVGTTNKDVLDETWKDDPGMRAYRAFFDKYLQGADITNGSYLTGYQQGVLLEQILKQCGDDLSRKNILAQAKNLKDVVVPTVLPGIKVNTSETENMIWTQMRLQRWTGTTWQAFGDVLDARSE, from the coding sequence ATGCTGGTGAGATGGAAGATCGTCGCGGCTCTGGCTCTATTCCTGAGTGGTCCCGCATTCGCCGCCGACGAGCCGGGAATCTCTGCTACCGAAATCAAGATTGGCGGGGTTTTTCCCTTCAGCGGACCGGCATCATCGATCGGTCTCGTGGGCAAGGGGCTCATGGCCTACGTTCAGGCGTTGAACGACCGCGGCGGCGTCAAAGGACGCAAGATCAACTACATCGCCTATGACGACGGATATAGTCCTCCCAAAGCGGTGGAGCACGTCCGCAAGCTCGTTGAGAGCGACGAAGTGTCGTTCATGTTCGGCCAGCTCGGAACCCCCGGCATCTCAGCCACTGCAAAATACCTTAGGGCCAAAGGGGTACCGAGTGTCGCCATCGTCAGCGGCTCGTCCAAGTTCACGGACGTCGCCAATTACCCGCTGATCACCACGGGTCTTGTCAGCTACGACACCGAAGGAAAAATCTACGCCAAATACCTGACGAGAACGCTACCGAACGCCAAGTATGCCATCCTCTATCAGAACGACGATCTCGGCAAAGATTACCTCGCTGCCTTCAAGGCGTTTCTCGGCAAGGATTTCGACCGCAAGGTCGTCAGTGCTTCCTACGAGGTCACTGAACCGACGATTGATTCGCAGATTACCAATCTGAAGAGCTCGGGTGCCGAGGCCTTGGTGATCGCCGGGACGCCGAAGTTCGCGGCGCAAGCCATCCGGCAAGCTTCGGTGATCGGCTGGAAGGCGACCGTGATCATCAATTTCCCGTCCGGATCGGTCGGAGGCACGCTTGCACCGGCCGGGCTCGACAAATCGGTCGGCGTGATGGTCGGCACGACCAACAAGGATGTCCTGGACGAGACATGGAAGGACGATCCGGGCATGCGGGCTTACCGGGCATTTTTCGACAAGTATCTGCAGGGCGCCGATATCACCAACGGCAGCTATCTGACCGGCTATCAGCAAGGCGTCCTGCTCGAGCAAATCCTCAAGCAATGCGGTGATGATCTGTCGCGGAAGAATATCCTGGCGCAGGCGAAGAACCTGAAAGACGTCGTCGTTCCGACTGTGCTGCCCGGGATCAAGGTCAACACCAGCGAGACCGAGAACATGATCTGGACGCAGATGCGGCTGCAGCGCTGGACCGGCACGACGTGGCAAGCGTTCGGAGACGTCCTGGACGCCAGGTCCGAGTGA
- a CDS encoding helix-turn-helix domain-containing protein translates to MKWKELEEEPCSMARTIGVIGDRWTLLILRECFLRTRRFEGFQSALGITRHLLAERLKKLVRQGILRRIPYQEAPKRHEYILTQKGLDLYPIMMALVHWGDTHMVDERGRPLLHQHRKCGKDFDPVMVCSECGEPLSAKEVHTHPGPGAQSPLTTAAPDKPKAKARRSAA, encoded by the coding sequence ATGAAGTGGAAAGAACTGGAGGAAGAGCCGTGTTCGATGGCCCGAACCATCGGCGTGATCGGTGACCGCTGGACCCTTCTGATCCTGCGCGAATGTTTTTTGCGCACGCGGCGCTTCGAAGGATTCCAGTCGGCGCTCGGAATTACACGTCATCTCCTCGCCGAACGGCTGAAGAAGCTGGTCCGGCAGGGCATTCTGCGCCGCATTCCCTACCAGGAGGCGCCAAAGCGGCACGAATATATCCTGACCCAGAAGGGTCTCGACCTTTATCCGATCATGATGGCGCTCGTGCATTGGGGCGACACTCACATGGTCGACGAGCGCGGCCGGCCGCTGCTGCACCAGCACCGCAAGTGCGGAAAGGACTTCGACCCGGTCATGGTGTGCTCTGAATGCGGCGAGCCGCTCTCGGCCAAGGAGGTTCATACCCATCCAGGCCCCGGCGCCCAAAGCCCGCTGACGACAGCCGCACCTGACAAGCCGAAGGCAAAGGCGCGCCGCAGCGCCGCTTGA
- a CDS encoding AMP-binding protein gives MARHRFSAALGSRGSAANIPRTAQCQRGWDEITYGEAWSQVQAVGQSLMDMGAKPADRLAVLSGNSIENAVISFAAMSIGVILAPISPNYTLMPGGLARLKDIAQVLRPNFVFVQSGRDFSAARSIPELADSTWISVDGAPETTPFRVLTDRTDREGFTRASGAIPSDAVAKILFTSGSTGLPKGVLNTHRMMASSLQMGSLLVSPPEAPVQVEWLPWHHTMGSNVILHGILRNGGTLYIDDGRPLPQLFHKSVANLKEISPTAMFNVPAGYNLLCDAIENDFALGASIFKRLDRLSYAGAAISQGTLEKLYRLTSSVTGRRIPVMSGYGTTETAPTISTTHWATDRPGEIGLPAPGVQLKLIPVSDTYEARVKGPNVTPGYLGRADLTEKAFDEEGFYRIGDTVSFIDPEKPEFGLRFTGRISENFKLANGTWVAIGNMRAAILAATRGVLLDIVVAGENRDACALLCWLNPTEAARISNAPAADLTCDPKVIEFLRHRLQEYNEAVGSSEKICTFTLLKDPPSLAAGEITDKAYVNQRAVLKHRAEQADRLHCNEPDAAVIRV, from the coding sequence CTGGCGCGTCACCGATTTTCTGCCGCGCTGGGCAGCCGCGGCTCCGCAGCGAATATTCCTCGCACAGCGCAATGCCAAAGGGGATGGGACGAGATCACCTATGGCGAAGCATGGTCGCAGGTCCAGGCGGTCGGCCAGAGTCTGATGGACATGGGCGCAAAGCCGGCTGACAGGCTGGCCGTGCTTTCGGGCAACTCCATCGAGAACGCGGTGATCTCCTTTGCGGCGATGTCGATAGGTGTCATTCTGGCGCCTATATCGCCGAACTACACGCTGATGCCCGGCGGCCTTGCGCGCCTCAAGGACATCGCGCAGGTGCTGCGTCCGAACTTCGTTTTCGTTCAGAGTGGACGCGACTTTTCCGCGGCCCGTTCCATTCCCGAATTGGCAGACTCGACCTGGATCAGCGTCGATGGCGCGCCGGAGACGACGCCCTTCCGGGTCCTGACGGATCGAACGGACCGTGAAGGATTCACGCGTGCGTCGGGTGCAATCCCCAGCGACGCCGTTGCAAAAATTCTCTTCACCTCCGGTTCGACCGGCCTGCCAAAGGGCGTGCTGAACACGCATCGCATGATGGCGAGCTCGCTGCAAATGGGGAGCCTGCTGGTGTCGCCTCCGGAGGCGCCGGTTCAGGTCGAATGGCTGCCGTGGCACCATACGATGGGCAGCAACGTCATTCTTCACGGCATTCTCAGGAACGGCGGGACGCTCTACATCGATGACGGTCGGCCGCTGCCTCAGCTCTTTCACAAATCGGTGGCGAACCTCAAGGAGATCTCGCCGACGGCGATGTTCAACGTTCCCGCCGGCTATAACCTGTTGTGCGATGCCATCGAGAACGACTTCGCCCTCGGCGCCAGCATCTTCAAACGGCTGGATCGATTGAGCTACGCGGGGGCTGCCATTTCGCAAGGAACGCTCGAAAAACTCTATCGGCTGACTTCATCGGTCACGGGCCGGCGGATTCCGGTGATGTCGGGGTACGGGACGACCGAAACGGCGCCGACAATCAGCACGACGCATTGGGCAACGGATCGGCCGGGCGAGATTGGCCTTCCCGCGCCGGGCGTGCAGCTGAAACTGATCCCTGTTTCCGACACGTACGAGGCCAGGGTCAAGGGCCCCAACGTCACCCCCGGTTATCTCGGCAGAGCCGATCTGACGGAGAAGGCTTTCGACGAGGAGGGGTTCTACCGCATCGGCGACACCGTGTCGTTTATCGATCCCGAGAAGCCGGAGTTCGGTCTGCGTTTCACCGGCAGAATTTCGGAGAACTTCAAGCTCGCGAACGGCACCTGGGTTGCGATCGGCAATATGCGTGCCGCCATCCTGGCCGCAACGCGCGGCGTCCTACTGGACATTGTCGTTGCCGGAGAAAACCGTGATGCCTGCGCGCTGCTGTGCTGGCTGAATCCAACCGAGGCGGCGCGGATTTCGAACGCGCCGGCTGCGGATTTGACCTGCGACCCCAAGGTGATCGAATTCCTGAGACATCGTTTGCAGGAATACAATGAGGCCGTCGGAAGCAGCGAAAAAATCTGCACGTTCACCCTGCTGAAGGATCCGCCCTCATTGGCCGCGGGAGAAATCACCGACAAGGCCTATGTCAATCAACGTGCTGTGCTCAAGCACCGGGCTGAACAAGCGGACCGTCTCCACTGCAACGAACCCGACGCAGCCGTGATTCGAGTCTGA
- a CDS encoding CaiB/BaiF CoA-transferase family protein has product MAGPLSGVRVLDLTGVVSGPFATMFLADQGGDVLKIEPIGGDITRRSRATIDKDGEFSALFISSNRGKRSLSIDVKSPAGHEVLAKLVAQADVLVQNFRPGTMERLGLGVEELRRRHPRLIYVSISGVGDTGPYVKKRVYDPIIQGLSGFADIQSQPVTNRPQMIRTIVCDKTTAVFTAQAVAAALYAREKTGQGDHIQVAMLDAMISYLWPEGMMQYTVVGAEAAAADPNDRPDLVFKTSDGYITAGTISDSEWQGFCRASGDPELANDARFATPSARSVNATARINKMAEYIGRHTTAEWLERLDAADVPCAPILRRGEIIHNEQVVARGIIAEFDQPKVGRVRQPKPAARFEVNQAAIGGPAPRVGEHSREVLRELGYDDGAIDDMVAARTLRVAM; this is encoded by the coding sequence ATGGCTGGTCCGCTTAGCGGCGTTCGTGTCCTCGATCTGACCGGCGTGGTGTCGGGCCCGTTTGCGACCATGTTTCTGGCGGACCAGGGCGGCGACGTGCTCAAGATCGAGCCGATCGGTGGCGATATCACCCGTCGCAGCCGGGCCACCATCGACAAGGACGGCGAGTTCTCCGCGCTGTTCATCTCGTCCAACCGCGGCAAGCGTTCGCTCTCGATCGACGTCAAGAGCCCCGCCGGGCACGAGGTGCTGGCCAAGCTGGTCGCGCAGGCCGATGTTCTGGTGCAGAACTTCCGGCCCGGCACCATGGAGCGCCTCGGCCTCGGCGTCGAAGAACTGCGCCGGCGTCATCCGCGCTTGATCTATGTCTCGATCAGCGGCGTCGGCGACACCGGGCCCTATGTGAAGAAGCGCGTCTACGATCCAATCATTCAGGGCCTGTCGGGCTTTGCCGATATCCAGTCGCAGCCGGTCACCAATCGCCCGCAGATGATCCGCACCATCGTGTGCGACAAGACCACCGCCGTGTTCACCGCGCAGGCGGTGGCGGCGGCGCTCTACGCGCGTGAGAAGACGGGGCAGGGGGATCATATCCAGGTCGCGATGCTGGACGCGATGATTTCCTACCTCTGGCCGGAAGGCATGATGCAGTACACGGTGGTCGGAGCCGAGGCCGCTGCCGCCGATCCCAACGACCGCCCGGATCTCGTGTTCAAGACCAGCGATGGTTACATCACGGCCGGCACCATCTCAGATTCCGAATGGCAGGGCTTCTGCCGCGCGTCCGGCGATCCCGAACTCGCCAACGATGCCCGGTTTGCGACCCCGTCCGCGCGTTCGGTGAACGCCACGGCGCGCATCAACAAGATGGCGGAGTATATCGGCCGGCACACGACCGCCGAATGGCTGGAGCGGTTGGACGCTGCGGATGTCCCTTGCGCGCCGATCCTGCGGCGCGGCGAGATCATCCACAATGAGCAGGTCGTGGCGCGCGGAATCATCGCGGAGTTCGACCAACCGAAGGTCGGCCGTGTGCGCCAGCCCAAGCCCGCGGCTCGCTTCGAGGTCAACCAGGCTGCCATCGGCGGACCGGCCCCGCGCGTCGGGGAGCACTCGCGCGAGGTGCTTCGCGAACTGGGCTACGATGATGGCGCGATCGACGATATGGTCGCTGCACGCACGTTACGCGTGGCCATGTAG
- a CDS encoding glutathione S-transferase family protein — MSDNPDLTLWGVGTSRTVRPHWAMHELGLAYEIKPIGPRTGETKTAEYTRLNPRQKIPLLQDGDFRIGESAAIVAYLSRMYSTPERALIPESTRDYAAWLEWCFFIVTELDSTSLYVMRRHSADALGPIYGVAPEVVAQAAEYFWAQLRHVEVALADGRHFIMGERFSSADILLTTCLDWAVAYGVGICDNAQPYLERMRSREAYQRAVAANAPRAPIKPTPAKA, encoded by the coding sequence ATGAGCGACAATCCAGACCTCACTTTGTGGGGCGTCGGGACAAGCCGCACCGTTCGGCCGCACTGGGCGATGCACGAGCTGGGGCTGGCCTACGAGATCAAACCGATCGGCCCACGGACCGGCGAGACCAAGACCGCCGAATATACCAGGCTCAATCCGCGCCAGAAGATTCCGCTGCTGCAGGACGGTGATTTCCGCATCGGCGAGAGCGCCGCGATCGTCGCTTATCTGTCGCGGATGTACTCAACGCCGGAGCGTGCATTGATCCCTGAATCCACCCGCGACTATGCCGCGTGGCTGGAATGGTGCTTCTTTATCGTCACCGAGCTCGACTCGACTAGCCTGTATGTGATGCGCCGTCACAGCGCCGATGCGCTCGGCCCAATTTACGGCGTCGCGCCGGAGGTCGTAGCTCAAGCCGCAGAATACTTTTGGGCGCAGCTGCGCCATGTCGAGGTCGCGCTGGCCGACGGCCGACATTTTATCATGGGCGAGCGATTCAGCAGCGCCGACATCCTGCTGACGACGTGCCTGGACTGGGCGGTCGCCTACGGGGTAGGCATCTGCGACAATGCGCAGCCCTATCTCGAGCGCATGCGAAGCCGGGAGGCTTACCAGCGAGCGGTTGCCGCGAATGCTCCGCGCGCACCAATTAAACCGACGCCTGCCAAGGCCTGA
- a CDS encoding nuclear transport factor 2 family protein, translating to MYSYIVEQEIRKTFDHVNNHRWDEAVKAVAPHIHHRVSGHHALGGERHDKAALRRWFERLGRVLPTLHIRVNNVWVKGWPWNTTVFVEWDGTATLLDGDGSYVNRGLHVFTLRWGRVHALEEFQDSQEAARGLDAQAAAGLKEAAAQPIVS from the coding sequence ATGTACAGCTACATCGTCGAGCAGGAAATCCGAAAGACCTTCGACCATGTCAACAACCATCGCTGGGATGAAGCGGTGAAGGCGGTCGCGCCGCACATCCATCACCGTGTTTCCGGCCATCACGCGTTGGGCGGGGAGCGCCACGACAAAGCGGCCCTGCGCCGCTGGTTCGAGCGGCTCGGACGCGTCCTGCCCACGCTCCATATCAGGGTCAACAACGTCTGGGTGAAGGGCTGGCCCTGGAACACCACCGTGTTTGTCGAATGGGACGGCACCGCAACGCTGCTCGATGGCGACGGCTCGTACGTCAACCGCGGTCTCCACGTGTTCACCCTGCGGTGGGGCAGAGTCCATGCCCTCGAGGAATTTCAAGATTCACAGGAAGCCGCGCGCGGGCTTGACGCCCAAGCGGCAGCTGGCCTCAAGGAAGCTGCCGCCCAGCCAATTGTAAGTTAG